The Candidatus Zixiibacteriota bacterium genome includes a window with the following:
- a CDS encoding serine hydrolase produces MTNEDLKDLEQAIAEQAKLSGFSGCILISEKGRQLYTGAFGFANIPDEIPNEIGTRFAVASGSKAFTAVAVLQLIDQGRISLETPIKAVVDAEFPNFSLDLKVRHLLTHSSGIKDYFDEAGGEDYENIWKDRPVYNYRTPRDFLPLFRENGQHFAPGEKFSYNNAAFIILAIMIEDLAHMPFLDYIQSYIFEPADMTRSGYFCTELLPEKTARGYIVDTDGRMRSNIFALPVVGSGDGGAYTTAEDMDKFWSALLGQRLLSPTLTELIVTPQIEAREEGDNLWYGLGVWLRREQEKTLSYYVTGWDPGVAMISEYLVDSGHHVCLLSNQNDGVFQLYRSILSRLR; encoded by the coding sequence GTGACGAACGAAGACCTCAAAGACCTCGAACAAGCCATAGCCGAACAGGCGAAACTATCGGGATTTTCCGGCTGCATACTTATTTCCGAAAAAGGCCGACAACTTTACACCGGCGCCTTCGGCTTTGCCAATATCCCCGACGAAATCCCGAACGAGATCGGAACCCGTTTTGCCGTCGCTTCCGGCAGTAAGGCTTTCACCGCCGTCGCCGTTTTACAGCTAATCGATCAGGGACGGATCAGCCTCGAAACACCGATCAAAGCGGTGGTTGACGCCGAGTTCCCCAACTTCTCCCTCGACCTCAAGGTTCGCCATCTGTTGACCCACAGCTCCGGCATTAAGGATTATTTCGATGAGGCCGGCGGCGAGGATTATGAGAATATCTGGAAAGATCGCCCGGTTTACAACTATCGCACGCCGCGCGATTTCCTGCCGCTTTTTCGAGAAAACGGACAGCACTTCGCTCCGGGTGAAAAATTCAGTTACAACAACGCGGCCTTTATCATTCTGGCGATCATGATCGAGGACCTGGCTCATATGCCATTCCTCGACTATATCCAGTCGTATATTTTCGAACCGGCCGACATGACCCGCTCCGGGTATTTCTGCACCGAGCTGCTCCCCGAAAAAACCGCCCGTGGTTATATTGTCGATACCGACGGCCGTATGCGCAGCAACATTTTCGCTCTCCCGGTCGTGGGCAGCGGCGACGGCGGCGCATACACCACGGCCGAAGACATGGACAAGTTCTGGAGCGCTTTGCTCGGACAACGCCTCCTTTCACCGACCCTGACTGAACTGATCGTTACACCGCAAATCGAAGCCAGGGAAGAAGGGGATAATCTTTGGTACGGCCTCGGCGTATGGCTGCGTCGCGAGCAGGAGAAAACGCTTTCTTACTACGTAACCGGCTGGGACCCCGGGGTGGCCATGATCTCGGAGTATTTGGTCGATTCCGGTCATCACGTCTGTCTTCTCAGCAACCAGAACGACGGCGTCTTCCAGCTTTACCGGTCAATCCTCTCACGTCTCAGGTAG
- a CDS encoding methyltransferase domain-containing protein, with the protein MSFFRDNIPLLDPDNPPIPEDENRVLDKLARKVVAWKMTAPAIMVIESSKPVNFIGSQALVFFEPIIQTIFNIADYDTFRRALERRETLEILLRKIEKFDAIAKRREQRFKKWLKRERKSWKWYQRYFGLFAPRFDPPDEIGLIYDEAYTKNPYMFGRDEEPTLRDFARYIDKRHPVLDVGVGQGRNALFLARRGYEVVAVDPSQVAIDLINDVRESEKLDIQPHLGRYTVVDEEDRFSAILLYGLFQILKRDEIEDLITRCRDWLIPDGMVFVTTFSVEDPGFEKYKRMPQSGKNSFLTDTGQVRTYLEADEILELFKGWEVDYHREELGPEHQYGSEERERHHLIEAVFRKKPE; encoded by the coding sequence GTGAGTTTTTTCCGCGATAACATACCCCTGCTGGATCCGGACAATCCGCCAATTCCTGAGGATGAGAATCGGGTGTTGGACAAACTCGCACGCAAGGTAGTGGCGTGGAAAATGACCGCGCCGGCCATAATGGTCATTGAATCATCAAAGCCGGTGAATTTCATCGGGTCGCAGGCGCTGGTGTTTTTCGAACCGATTATCCAGACTATTTTCAACATTGCCGACTACGATACGTTTCGGCGAGCGCTGGAGCGGCGTGAAACGCTTGAAATTCTCCTGCGTAAAATCGAGAAATTCGACGCGATTGCCAAACGTCGCGAACAACGGTTCAAGAAATGGCTCAAACGCGAGCGCAAGAGCTGGAAATGGTACCAGCGCTATTTCGGTCTGTTTGCACCCAGGTTCGATCCGCCGGACGAGATCGGCCTGATTTACGATGAAGCGTATACAAAAAATCCCTATATGTTCGGTCGCGATGAAGAACCCACCCTTCGGGACTTCGCCCGTTATATCGATAAAAGACATCCGGTGCTGGACGTCGGGGTAGGGCAGGGACGCAACGCCCTGTTTCTGGCTCGCCGTGGCTATGAAGTCGTGGCTGTCGATCCGTCGCAGGTGGCGATCGACCTGATTAACGATGTTCGTGAATCGGAGAAGCTCGACATTCAGCCTCACCTCGGCCGCTATACGGTCGTTGATGAAGAGGACCGGTTCTCGGCGATTCTTCTCTACGGGCTTTTTCAAATTCTCAAGCGCGATGAAATCGAGGATCTCATCACTCGTTGCCGTGACTGGCTGATTCCCGACGGCATGGTATTCGTTACGACGTTCAGCGTCGAAGACCCCGGTTTCGAGAAGTACAAACGGATGCCGCAGTCAGGAAAGAACTCCTTCCTGACCGACACCGGCCAGGTGCGGACTTATCTGGAAGCGGATGAAATCCTCGAGCTGTTCAAGGGCTGGGAAGTGGATTATCATCGCGAAGAACTTGGCCCGGAACATCAATACGGTTCCGAGGAGCGCGAACGGCACCACCTGATAGAAGCGGTTTTCCGCAAGAAACCGGAATAG
- a CDS encoding penicillin-binding protein activator, producing MFSRPIKTTLLVLMTFLLVGNVLAEIKDSDEVTRLYEQGRRYLRQGDFFGAARVFEQLSGQYPDSPNQDLFVFNRAKADYYLGDLNKAIAGLEFYLGQFLDRPEAAYAHFFLANALYRTGKSERALGEYVSALQQSRDQRLDKLAEASIKAALENASQIHISEKLFDGLDEPRRCRLITAVAETIARKGSLPAARRLIESCGGQLDPDLLSQETHRAERQGLRISFVLPFSGELQTWADDIYNGAVIAAEELRESGTVIDLGTHDSEGDPVEAARVIASLAEDDPPDAVVGPLTSEAAAVAGASLACTRLPLLFPAATQAGLTQMSSTAFQMSPNIELQGIRMAEYAVDSVGADTAAIITSTSVDHLRMARAFQQRFEKLGGTVLAVEYYRSRDNDFGPYVRDLKAMLLGANPDSTFFVTPDGDTLAQDGVSAFIDCLYMPGSSQQLKLLLPQIRFYKLMAAYLGSDGWGDDAVLRLGDDVTRNAVFTSPFIGAERSRAFLDFAAAYDTRYGGRPSRLAALGYDAVNLIAKAAENGRKPEQLTNGLTSIKDYEGAAGIVTFGEIRENTYMPLYQIRSDHPYPLDLDEMTPENTGETSGTTTAEP from the coding sequence ATGTTTAGCCGACCGATTAAGACAACGCTCCTGGTATTGATGACGTTTTTGCTTGTCGGGAACGTTCTGGCTGAGATCAAAGACAGCGATGAGGTGACCAGGCTCTACGAGCAGGGGCGCCGCTATCTTCGCCAGGGAGATTTCTTCGGTGCGGCCCGTGTGTTCGAGCAACTGTCGGGTCAGTATCCCGATTCTCCCAACCAGGACCTGTTCGTGTTCAACCGGGCCAAGGCGGATTACTATCTCGGTGATTTGAATAAGGCAATAGCCGGACTGGAGTTCTATCTCGGTCAGTTTTTGGATCGTCCCGAGGCAGCCTACGCCCATTTCTTTCTGGCCAACGCTCTCTATCGCACCGGCAAATCCGAGCGAGCACTTGGGGAGTATGTGAGTGCGCTGCAGCAGTCGCGCGATCAACGACTTGATAAACTGGCCGAAGCGTCGATCAAGGCGGCTCTGGAAAATGCTTCACAGATTCACATCTCCGAGAAACTGTTCGATGGTCTCGACGAACCCCGGCGATGTCGTCTGATTACCGCTGTTGCCGAAACGATAGCACGTAAGGGCTCGTTGCCGGCGGCGCGAAGGTTGATCGAATCCTGCGGCGGTCAACTCGATCCTGACCTGCTCAGCCAGGAGACGCATCGAGCGGAACGTCAAGGCCTCCGGATTTCATTTGTCCTGCCGTTCAGCGGCGAACTGCAGACCTGGGCCGATGACATCTACAACGGGGCGGTGATTGCGGCCGAGGAACTCCGCGAATCAGGTACGGTGATCGATCTCGGAACGCACGACAGCGAGGGAGATCCGGTTGAAGCGGCCCGGGTGATTGCATCGCTGGCGGAGGATGATCCGCCTGATGCGGTGGTGGGGCCGTTGACATCCGAAGCCGCTGCGGTGGCGGGAGCTTCACTGGCTTGCACCAGATTGCCATTGTTGTTCCCGGCCGCGACTCAGGCGGGGTTGACGCAAATGTCCTCAACTGCGTTTCAGATGTCGCCCAACATCGAGCTTCAGGGGATTCGCATGGCGGAATATGCCGTGGACAGCGTCGGCGCCGATACGGCCGCGATTATAACATCGACGTCGGTCGATCACCTGCGTATGGCCCGGGCGTTCCAACAGCGCTTTGAAAAGCTCGGCGGGACGGTGCTCGCGGTGGAATACTATCGCTCGCGCGATAACGACTTCGGTCCCTACGTGCGCGACCTCAAGGCGATGCTGTTAGGAGCGAATCCCGATTCGACCTTCTTCGTCACGCCGGACGGCGATACACTTGCCCAGGACGGTGTTTCGGCTTTTATCGACTGCCTCTATATGCCGGGCAGTTCACAGCAGCTAAAGCTGCTCTTGCCGCAGATCCGTTTCTACAAACTGATGGCTGCTTATCTTGGCAGCGATGGCTGGGGAGACGATGCGGTCCTTCGGCTCGGTGATGATGTCACGCGCAATGCGGTGTTCACCTCTCCGTTCATCGGAGCCGAACGCAGTCGGGCGTTTCTTGATTTTGCCGCAGCCTACGATACTCGCTACGGCGGACGTCCATCACGTCTGGCCGCACTCGGTTACGATGCCGTGAATTTGATCGCAAAAGCAGCGGAGAACGGACGGAAACCGGAACAACTCACTAACGGCCTGACCTCAATCAAGGATTACGAGGGAGCTGCCGGTATTGTCACGTTCGGTGAAATCCGCGAAAACACTTATATGCCGCTTTACCAGATCCGTTCGGATCACCCATATCCGCTCGATCTCGATGAGATGACCCCGGAAAATACCGGTGAAACGAGTGGAACGACGACCGCAGAACCGTAG
- a CDS encoding bifunctional nuclease family protein, protein MLEAKVEGLALDMTTNSPVVILSPIGIEKVLPIWIGHAEAWGIAMQLSGVTSKRPLTYDLLKTVINELDARMVKIEVTELREQTFYAKIYLSCNGREIVIDARPSDSIALALKMNAKIFVNDQLFADRAGDSEESPSEEPPMPTDPESLRERLRRINPEDFGKYSL, encoded by the coding sequence ATGCTTGAAGCCAAAGTCGAGGGTTTGGCCCTCGACATGACCACCAATTCACCGGTAGTGATTCTTTCACCCATCGGGATCGAAAAAGTCCTGCCGATATGGATCGGTCATGCCGAGGCCTGGGGGATAGCAATGCAGCTTTCCGGTGTGACGTCGAAACGCCCGCTCACTTATGACCTGCTTAAGACGGTGATCAACGAACTTGATGCCCGCATGGTTAAAATAGAGGTCACCGAGTTGCGGGAGCAGACGTTTTATGCCAAGATCTATCTGTCCTGCAACGGCAGGGAGATCGTGATCGATGCTCGTCCTTCGGATTCGATTGCTCTGGCGCTGAAGATGAACGCGAAAATCTTCGTCAACGATCAGCTTTTTGCCGATCGGGCCGGCGACAGCGAGGAATCCCCGAGTGAGGAACCGCCGATGCCGACCGATCCCGAATCTTTGCGCGAACGGCTGAGACGGATTAACCCCGAAGACTTTGGGAAATACTCACTCTGA
- the rplI gene encoding 50S ribosomal protein L9 — MKVILKEDIADLGKAGDTVEVKNGYGRNYLMPRNLAIPATKANLRAIDEVTRQKVARDRKARKQAEVIRDRIEQLELSAEVLVGDEDKVFGSVGVHDIMELLAKEGVQIPKNQIELEAPLKALGVYTIPIKIEKSVSANLKLWVVKKS; from the coding sequence ATGAAAGTGATTTTGAAAGAAGATATCGCTGACCTGGGTAAGGCCGGCGACACGGTTGAGGTAAAAAACGGCTACGGTCGCAATTACCTTATGCCGCGCAACCTGGCGATTCCCGCGACCAAAGCCAATCTGCGGGCGATTGACGAAGTCACCCGCCAGAAAGTCGCTCGTGACCGCAAGGCGCGTAAGCAGGCCGAGGTGATTCGGGATCGTATCGAGCAGCTCGAGCTGTCGGCCGAGGTCCTGGTCGGCGACGAGGACAAAGTATTTGGTTCGGTCGGAGTTCACGATATCATGGAACTCCTGGCTAAAGAGGGTGTGCAGATCCCCAAGAACCAGATCGAACTGGAGGCGCCGCTCAAAGCGCTTGGCGTTTACACTATACCGATCAAGATCGAGAAGTCGGTATCAGCCAACTTGAAGCTGTGGGTGGTTAAAAAGTCCTGA
- a CDS encoding DUF2232 domain-containing protein produces MNPIADQAPSGVTESVSRRDHSSWMMFVMAAAIPVYAILLFGSGVGSLSMPTATALAALTYFVSICVYFFVARLALAGQTVLLWISSALAVMVGFLLAGTTGFWSVLTGMGMVLCGGVIVGIMTGLGYAQSRVFILGTLAVALFAVGQYWSIWPEAMAAATEVWKPKLAEMPSLLQTFGYNEETAIKLSGQMSRMVDLVIRLMPASTLLGSLAPFTVGYLWFVHQADRANPALACRSPFTTWHVPFGFTPVVIAAAAARLLGGESLQLVADNVLVGLSVYYCVGGLALVEYYLGRLHISRLLKVIFYVLLFFTQLAGFVTAAILGFIDSFADWRSRAEAADAEEA; encoded by the coding sequence GTGAATCCTATCGCTGATCAAGCACCATCCGGCGTCACCGAAAGCGTGTCCCGTCGCGACCACAGCTCGTGGATGATGTTTGTCATGGCGGCTGCGATTCCGGTTTACGCCATTCTGCTTTTTGGAAGCGGAGTGGGTAGTTTGTCCATGCCAACGGCTACGGCTCTGGCAGCTTTGACCTACTTCGTTTCGATTTGCGTCTATTTCTTTGTTGCCCGTCTCGCTCTGGCCGGACAAACGGTTCTGTTATGGATCAGTTCTGCGCTGGCGGTGATGGTGGGCTTCCTGCTGGCAGGAACCACAGGATTCTGGAGTGTTCTGACCGGCATGGGTATGGTGCTGTGCGGAGGCGTTATTGTCGGAATTATGACCGGATTGGGTTATGCTCAATCGAGGGTATTCATCCTCGGTACACTGGCCGTGGCACTGTTCGCCGTCGGTCAGTACTGGTCGATCTGGCCCGAAGCTATGGCCGCGGCGACCGAGGTCTGGAAACCTAAATTGGCGGAAATGCCGTCGCTTTTACAAACATTCGGCTACAACGAAGAGACGGCGATAAAGCTGTCCGGTCAAATGAGCCGGATGGTCGATCTGGTAATCCGTTTGATGCCGGCTTCAACCCTGTTGGGTTCGCTGGCGCCGTTCACCGTCGGCTATCTCTGGTTCGTTCACCAGGCAGATCGCGCCAATCCGGCGCTGGCTTGTCGATCACCGTTCACGACCTGGCACGTACCGTTCGGTTTCACGCCGGTAGTGATTGCGGCTGCCGCCGCTCGTTTGCTGGGCGGGGAATCGCTGCAATTGGTGGCCGACAACGTACTGGTGGGACTTTCGGTTTATTACTGCGTTGGAGGTCTGGCATTGGTAGAGTACTATCTTGGTCGGCTGCATATCTCGCGCCTGCTCAAGGTTATTTTCTATGTGCTGTTATTCTTCACGCAACTGGCCGGTTTCGTAACGGCCGCCATATTGGGATTTATCGATAGTTTCGCCGACTGGCGCAGCCGAGCCGAGGCTGCCGACGCCGAAGAAGCATAG
- the rpsR gene encoding 30S ribosomal protein S18, which translates to MAVHRKRKICRFCENKINYVNYKDERTMRRFVNERGKIIPRRVSGTCAKHQRMLTQAIKRARVLAVMAFESESYR; encoded by the coding sequence ATGGCAGTTCATAGAAAACGTAAGATCTGTCGCTTTTGCGAAAACAAGATCAATTACGTCAATTACAAAGACGAGCGGACCATGCGTCGTTTCGTCAACGAACGCGGTAAGATTATCCCGCGTCGTGTCTCCGGCACTTGTGCCAAGCATCAGCGCATGTTAACCCAGGCCATCAAGCGTGCCCGCGTGCTGGCTGTTATGGCATTTGAAAGTGAATCCTATCGCTGA
- the rpsF gene encoding 30S ribosomal protein S6, which produces MRLYETTFIINPQTDDATIDRQVQDVVSVITNGGGKIIKENRMGTRRLAYLIQGLSQGYYANLVFEAPPTVISEIERHFRLNEAYLRFLTVIFEGSLQDDTVEEESSNDDAAPRIQERPAPSGDGPHGRREDKPVEVADQAEESTEEAEEPAVNAPEEDKQGEETKETGAAPAASESYDEDEEL; this is translated from the coding sequence ATGCGCCTTTACGAGACGACCTTTATCATCAACCCCCAAACTGACGACGCCACAATTGACCGCCAGGTTCAGGATGTGGTTAGCGTCATCACCAACGGTGGCGGCAAAATAATCAAAGAAAACCGGATGGGAACCCGTCGGCTGGCCTATCTCATTCAGGGCTTGTCGCAGGGTTATTATGCCAACCTGGTTTTTGAAGCACCGCCGACCGTTATCAGCGAGATAGAGCGCCATTTCCGTTTGAATGAAGCCTACCTTCGCTTTTTAACTGTCATCTTCGAGGGAAGTCTTCAGGATGATACCGTAGAAGAAGAATCCTCGAACGACGATGCAGCTCCCAGGATTCAGGAACGTCCTGCGCCGTCCGGCGATGGTCCGCATGGCCGTCGTGAGGATAAACCGGTTGAGGTTGCCGACCAGGCTGAAGAATCAACCGAAGAGGCCGAGGAACCTGCTGTTAACGCTCCTGAAGAGGACAAGCAGGGCGAAGAGACCAAAGAAACCGGCGCTGCTCCGGCTGCATCGGAAAGCTATGACGAGGACGAAGAACTCTGA
- the pth gene encoding aminoacyl-tRNA hydrolase — MISIVLGLGNIGAEYEATRHNLGFEVLDRVAKLQKAVPQKPTREYTWSLIERSPEPLVLAWPRTYMNRSGLAAVALLERVEREPSEMLVVVDDFNLPLGALRFRQNGSDGGHNGLASIIEILETEDFPRLRLGIGPAPEYSSTIDFVLGKFDKEELKKASDLTNTAAEAVIFASNHRLDQAMSEYNRNPAQL, encoded by the coding sequence ATGATTTCGATTGTCTTGGGTTTGGGCAATATCGGGGCCGAGTATGAGGCCACACGTCACAACCTCGGGTTCGAAGTGCTCGACCGGGTGGCTAAGCTGCAAAAGGCTGTGCCGCAGAAACCGACAAGAGAATATACCTGGTCGCTGATCGAGCGCTCACCGGAACCGCTGGTTCTGGCCTGGCCGCGAACGTATATGAACCGTTCCGGTCTGGCGGCGGTGGCTCTCCTTGAGAGAGTCGAGCGTGAACCGAGCGAAATGTTGGTTGTGGTTGATGACTTCAACCTTCCGCTTGGGGCGCTTCGTTTTCGGCAAAACGGATCGGACGGCGGGCATAACGGCCTTGCCTCGATCATCGAAATCCTCGAAACCGAGGATTTCCCCCGGCTGCGACTGGGGATCGGTCCGGCGCCTGAATACTCAAGTACGATCGATTTCGTACTTGGCAAGTTTGACAAGGAGGAGCTTAAGAAAGCATCCGACCTGACAAATACTGCCGCTGAGGCAGTCATCTTCGCAAGCAACCATCGCCTCGACCAGGCGATGAGCGAATATAATAGAAACCCTGCTCAGCTGTAA
- a CDS encoding response regulator transcription factor yields the protein MKKILLVEDDPNLADGLLLNLEAEGFELLHVDHGARVMEEFNRGKFDLILMDIMLPGIDGLTLTRNIRKTGSTVPILFITARDAVDQKIEGLVAGGDDYITKPFSTAELVARIQGIFRRQAWLQSDRPMDREFSFQGRRIDFKTYKAEGPGGKFELTRKECMVMKYLAEREGEVVSRDQLLDAVWGYHVYPTSRTIDNFIMKLRKIFEDDPANPRFFETIRGVGYRFKRSN from the coding sequence ATGAAGAAAATCCTCCTGGTCGAAGACGATCCCAACCTGGCTGACGGTCTCCTGTTGAATCTGGAAGCCGAAGGTTTCGAGTTACTCCATGTCGATCACGGTGCTCGGGTAATGGAGGAGTTCAATCGGGGGAAGTTCGACCTGATTTTGATGGATATCATGTTGCCCGGAATCGATGGCCTCACTTTAACCCGGAATATCCGCAAGACCGGATCGACCGTACCGATTCTGTTTATCACCGCCAGGGATGCCGTTGACCAAAAAATTGAGGGGCTGGTGGCCGGGGGGGATGATTATATCACTAAGCCGTTCAGTACTGCCGAGTTAGTGGCCCGAATTCAGGGGATATTCCGGCGACAAGCCTGGCTTCAGAGCGACCGGCCAATGGATCGCGAGTTCAGTTTTCAGGGCCGCCGAATTGATTTTAAAACTTATAAAGCGGAAGGCCCCGGTGGAAAATTCGAATTGACTCGCAAGGAATGCATGGTCATGAAATATCTGGCCGAACGGGAGGGGGAGGTGGTCAGCCGGGATCAACTGCTCGATGCCGTTTGGGGCTATCATGTTTATCCGACCAGCCGGACAATCGATAATTTCATCATGAAACTGCGCAAGATATTCGAGGATGACCCGGCCAATCCGAGGTTTTTCGAGACTATCCGGGGTGTCGGATATCGCTTCAAACGGAGTAATTAA
- a CDS encoding HAMP domain-containing sensor histidine kinase → MKKNRLTHRTALVLFIILALTVFAQAVWWTVFMARLVDEKVDIAQELGADTTYVEQLHSQEIERQIMVGLEGVFFLLAILIGAWLIYRAQVRSEELKFHQQNFLMAVTHELKTPLASMQLYLDSLESDRISLEKKHQVLPRMRQDIARLEAMVQNVLEAGRFERSGYVVELKSVPFSEMVTKAVDKLRAIPSQRKTEVIDEITPGITIQGDAAALQRAVNAILENAVKYNDKDTPQIAVSLRMADKCCILEVSDNGIGIAARDLEKIFDRFYQAGEELTRSGSGSGLGLYLAREIVRAHGGTVRACSDGPGKGAKFTVELKAG, encoded by the coding sequence ATGAAGAAAAATCGTCTGACTCATCGCACTGCTTTGGTTCTCTTCATCATTCTGGCGCTGACGGTTTTTGCCCAGGCGGTGTGGTGGACGGTTTTCATGGCTCGGCTGGTGGATGAGAAAGTCGACATAGCTCAGGAACTGGGGGCCGATACAACCTACGTGGAGCAGCTTCATAGTCAGGAAATCGAACGGCAGATAATGGTGGGGCTTGAAGGGGTATTTTTCCTGCTGGCGATTTTAATCGGCGCCTGGTTGATATATCGAGCCCAGGTGCGATCGGAGGAATTAAAATTCCACCAGCAAAATTTCCTCATGGCGGTAACTCACGAACTCAAAACACCGTTGGCCTCAATGCAGCTTTACCTCGATTCGCTGGAATCTGACCGAATCTCGCTCGAAAAGAAACATCAGGTGCTGCCCCGTATGCGTCAAGATATTGCCCGGCTCGAAGCCATGGTCCAAAACGTACTCGAAGCGGGTCGATTCGAACGTTCCGGATACGTGGTGGAGTTGAAATCGGTGCCGTTTTCCGAAATGGTGACAAAAGCGGTCGACAAGTTGCGAGCGATACCCTCACAGAGAAAAACCGAGGTGATTGACGAGATTACCCCCGGTATTACGATCCAGGGGGATGCGGCCGCACTCCAGCGAGCGGTCAATGCCATCCTTGAAAATGCCGTTAAATATAACGACAAAGATACCCCCCAAATTGCCGTCTCTCTGCGTATGGCCGATAAGTGTTGTATTCTGGAAGTGTCCGACAACGGTATCGGCATTGCTGCTCGTGATCTGGAAAAAATCTTTGATCGATTTTATCAGGCCGGGGAAGAGCTTACCCGGAGCGGTTCCGGCAGTGGTTTGGGATTATATCTGGCTCGGGAAATAGTTCGAGCGCACGGGGGCACTGTCAGGGCTTGCTCGGATGGTCCGGGAAAAGGGGCCAAATTTACCGTCGAACTCAAAGCAGGCTGA